In Lolium rigidum isolate FL_2022 chromosome 7, APGP_CSIRO_Lrig_0.1, whole genome shotgun sequence, the DNA window aggttctagaaggttccgaaagggtccaccatggggcccacgacctaggaggcccaccgtgggccgaggggatgcttcctggcctaatgggccaggggcacttggcccccaaggcccaggccggccaaccccctagggtttcctagggggggatcaacttgggggaggggaaagccctctcccccctcttggccgccgcccccctaaccctagatgggaaagggggccaccttggccggctgccccctatataaagaggggagggggtggccggccacaccccccatccattgcctcctcctctggccgcctctccctccaccatacgctgctccggcttaggcgaagccctgcagttttcttcctccacctccaccaccacgccgtcgtgctgctggactttggaggagatctaccacacctccgctgcccgctggaacgggagaggaaggagcttcatcgacaccgtacgagcgaccgagtacggaagtgctgccggattgcagcaccggggacgatcgtctacaccaacaacgagattaatctcataggctttggaatcttcgagggttagtctcgtctccatctcgttgcttcgatcttgtagattagatcttgggtgttccatagattagatctattggttttattcgtcttgcggtaggaaattttttgttttctatgctacgaaccccatcagtggtatcagagccatgtctatgcatagaactgttgcacgagtagaacacaatggttttgtgggcggtgatgcttttgttgctttagtttgtgtactttgcttcttgcgggacggtgggatgaagcggcccgggctaactttacatgaccgcgtctcatgagacttgctccacgcttgacatgcaacttgtattgcataagtggctttgcgggtgtctgtctctcccaccataatgaagattgtaatttacataagatgtgatatggccatgatgtgatgatgattatatttgatgtatgagatgttcattattgtattatggcaaccggcaggagcctaatggttgtctttaatttttgttaaagacctgcgtgtctattcatcatgtaatagctttatttcaagtagttgttatagtagctataagtgatggacaaccatgaagcggcgccaccgaccttgacgccatgtcggcgatgatggagatcatgtccgtgctttggagatggagatcaaaagcacaagaagaaaggccatatcatatcacacattatgaattgcatgtgatgttaatcctttttatgcatcttattttgcttagatcgcgacggtagcattataagatgatccctctcactaaatatcaagataataaagtgttcatccttagtatgcaccgttgctaagacttgtcgtttcgaagcacctcgtgatgatcgggtgtgatagactctacatgtgcatacaacgggtgcaagccagatttgcacacgcggataccaaggttgccttgacgagcctagcatgtacagacatggtctcggaacacgggataccgaaaggtagagcatgagtcatatgaatgatatgatgaacactttgagtgttcgcctttgaaactacatcttttctcgtgaagatcggacttggtgtagtggatttggttcgtgtaatcactaagacaatgcgagggatgttgttttaagtgggagttcacctagttaatttcagaattaaaattgaactcaatttatcataaacttagtctaaactctttgcaaatatgttgtagatcatggcgcccccctccatcaattttaaccagttcctagagaaagaaaagcttaagggcaatggtagcaacttcactgactggttccgtcatgtgaggattttcctcactggtggaaacctgcaatttgtgctcgaagcaccgctaggttccccaccacctcctgcagtgTCCGAGGACATTAGGAATGTCTATGAGACTCGGGCAACTCGGTACtccgaagttcagtgtgccatcttgtgcGGCTTAGAggcgagctccaaaagcgttttgagcaccacgacccatgtgagatgatgcgtgagctcaaacttatctttgaaactcatgcggccgtggagagctatgaggcctcgaagcgGTTCTTTaccgcatgatggaagagggcagctccgttagtgagcacatgctcgtcatgtcgggcatgcgaagaagctcaatgacttggggatgatgatccctaacaaggctgggtattcatcgtgtcccaatcactgccaccaagttacaagaacttcgtgatgaactacaacatgcgagaacatgaacaaagagttactcgaactcttctccatgcttgaaatctgctgaagtagagataaagaaggagaaccaagtgttgatggtcaacaagaccaccagtttcaagaaacagggcaagcctaacaagggcaacttcaagaagggcggcaagaaagttgcggcgcctcctgagaagcctaaggctggtcctaagccTGATCTCGTGTGTTATCACTCGCCGGGGAAGGGagcctggaagcgtaattgctccaaatacttggccgatccgaagagcggcaacatcaagaagaaaggtatatttgatatacatgttatagatgtctatcttcctggttctcgtagtagtgcctgggtatttgatactggttcggttgctcacatttgtaactcgaaacagaagcTGCGAATAAACGAAGCactggcgagggacgaggtgacgatgcgcgttggaaatggatccaaagtcgatgtgatcgccgtcggcacgctccctctacatctaccttcgggattagttttaaaccttaataattgttatttggtactgcgttgagcatgaacattatatctggatcttgtttgatgcaagacggttattcgtttaagtccgagaataatggttgttcgatttatatgagtaatgtcttttatggccatgcaccgagatgaatggtttattcttgttaaatctcgatagtagtgatacacatgttcataacattgatgctaagcgaattaaattgaatgataattctacttatatgtggcacttgtcgtcttggtcatattggagtgaagcgcatgaagaaactccattccgatggacttcttgagtcacttgactttgagtcacttgacggatgcgaagcatgtctaatgggaaaaatgactaagactccattttacggtacaatggagcgagctacggatttattggaaatcatacataccgatgtgtgcggaccgatgagtgtagcatcgcgcggtggttatcgttatgttcgactttcacggatgatccgagtagatatgggtatatttactttatgaaacataagtccgagactttcgagaagttcaaggaattccaaagtgaagtagaaaatcaacgtaacaagaagattaagtttacgCGTTCGATCGTGGaggcgaatatccgagttatgagtttggcatgcatttaaagaaatgcggaatactttcacaattgacaccgccgggaacaccacgagcgcaatggtgtgtccgaacgtcgtaatcgaactctcttagatatggttcggtctatgatgtctcttaccgatttgccgttgtcgttttggggttatgcattagagacagccgcattcactttaaatagggcaccatctaaatccgttgaaacgacaccgtatgaattatggtttgggaagaaacctaagttgtcgttccttaaagtttggggttgcgaagcttatgtaaagaagttacagccGACAagttagaacccaaagcggagaaatgcgtcttcataggataccctaaagaaacaattgggtacactttctatcacagatccgaaggtaaaatctttgttgccaagaacggatcctttcttgagaaggaatttctcactaaagaagcgaCTTGAAGGAaattagaactcgacgaggttaatgaaccttTTCTCGTAGATCGGAGTAGCGCAGATGCCTGGAAGAAGTTTCTGCGCAACctacaccgataggagaggaagcgaatgatgatgatcatgaagcttcgaacgaggaagctatcgaacctcgcagatcgacgagggaacgtaccactccgattggtatgatccctgtctaaatgtcatgattgtggacaacaatgatgaggaccctgcgacgtatgaagaagcgatgatgagccctgattccaacaaatggcaagaagccatgaaatccgaaatgggatccatgtatgataacaaagtatggactttggtagacttacctgatagccgcaaggtcagtcgagaataaatggatcttcaagagaaaaacagatgctcgatggtaatattaccgtctataaagctcgacttgtcgcaaagggttttcgacaaattcaaggagttgactacgatgagactttctcacctgtagcgaagctaaagtccgtgaggattttgttagcaatagctgcatttttcgattatgagatttgcggatggatgtcaaaacggcgttcctcaatggtgatattgaggaagagttgtatatggtacaacccaagggttttgtcgATCCCGAAAATgccgacaaggtatgcaaacttcagcgttccatttatggactgaagcaagcatcccggagttggaatctacgctttgatagagtgatcaaagacttcggttttatacggactcatggtgaggcctgtatttacaagaaagtgagtgagaGCTCGTAGCGttctcgatattatatgtagatgacatattattgattgggaatgatatagaactattaagcggcgttaaaggttatttgaataagtgtttttcaatgaaagaccttggtgaagcagcgtacattttaggcatcaagatttatagagatagatcaagacgcctaataggcctttcacaaagtacataactggacaagattctaaagaagtttagaatggatgaaagcaagaaagggttcttgccaatgttgccaggtaaggtcttgagtaagactcaaggtccaggttacggcagatgaaagagagaggatgagcaagatcccctatgcttcggcgatgaggctctctcatgtatgccatgcttgtgtactagaccggatatcgcacatgctgttagtttgaccagcagatatcaaagtgatccaggaatggaacactggacagcggtcaagaatatcctgaagtacttgaaaaggactaaggatatgtttctttgttatggtggtgaccaagagctcgttgtaacaagttacaccgatgcaagttggaacaccgatcctgatgactctaagtctcagtctgggtacgtgtttatattgaatggtgcggcggTGAAGTCggagcagttccaagcagtgcacagtggtgaaatcttcaacagaatctgaatatatagcggcttcagaggcttcaacggaagcggtatggatgaagaggttcattgttgagcttggtgtggttcctagtgcattggatccgttagtcatttattgtgacaacacgggtgccatcgccaatgcaaaggaaccaaggtcacacaagaagctgaagcatatcaagctgcgttttcattcgattcgcgagtacatcgaagatggtgaagtagagatttgcaaagtacacacggatctgaatgttgcagatccgttgactaaagctctcccaagggcaaagcatgaccaacaccagaatgccatgggtgttaggtaccttacaatgtaatctagattattgactctagtgcaagtgggagatctgttggagatatgcccaagaggcaataataaagtggttattataatatctttgtgtttatgataaatgtttgtataccatgctataattgtattaaccgaaacattgatacatgtgtgttatataaacaacaaggagtccctagtaagcctcttgtataactagcttgttgattaatagatgatcatggtttcgtgatcatgaacattggatgttattgataacaaggttatgtcattagttgaatgatataatggacacacacccaaatgagcgtagcataagatcaagtcatcaagttcatttgctataagctttcagtacatagttgtcttaatccttcgaccatgagatcatgtaaatcacttacaccgaaagggtactttgattacaccaaacgtcattgcgtaaatgggtgacaataaaggtgggattaagtatttggaaagtgtgagttgaggcatatggatcaacagtgggatttgtccatcctgatgacggatagatatactctggccctctcggtggaatgtcatccgattagcttgcaagcatatgaatagttcataagagatcacataccacggtacgagtaaagagtacttgtcggtaacgaggttgaacaaggtatggagataccgatgatcaaacctcggacaagtaaaatatcgcgagacaaagggaattggcaccgtatgtaaatggttcaatcgatcactaagtcatcgttgaatatgtgggagccattatggatctccggatcccgctattggttattgctcggagaggagtctcgaccatgtacgcatagttcgcgaaccgtagggtgacgcgcttaaggttcgatgtcgcataagtagatttgaatatggtatggagacgaagtttgttcggagtctcggatgtgatccaggatgtcacgaggaggtccggaatagtccggagaataagattcatataagggaagttgatttccgggttttcggaaatgttcgggattattccggtgttggtcggaaggttctagaaggttccggaagggtccaccatggggcccacgacctaggaggcccaccgtgggccgaggggatgcttcctggcctaatgggccaggggcacttggcccccaaggcccaggccggccaaccccctagggtttcctagggggatcaacttggggagggaaagccctctccccctcttggccgccgccccctaaccctagatgggaaagggggccaccttggccggctgccccctatataaagagggagggggtggccggccacaccccccatccattgcctcctcctgcggccgcctctccctccaccatacgccgctccggcttaggcgaagccctgcggttttcttcctccacctccaccaccacgccgtcgtgctgctggactttggaggagatctaccacacctccgctgcccgctgggagaggaaggagcttcatcgacaccgtacgcgcgaccgagtacggaagtgctgccggattgcagcaccggggacgatcgtctacaccaacaacgagattaatctcgtaggctttggaatcttcgagggttagtctcgtctccatctcgttgctttgatcttgtagattagatcttgggtgttccatagattagatctattggttttattcgtcttgcggtaggaaaatttttgttttctatgctacgaaccccatcacggGCTTGGGCACCGGACATCGTATCGGACCGCGTTGGACAAAAAGAATCTTTGGAGACACGTCTGCAAAAGTTTTTTTTTATCCGACGCCCCTAATTTCCTTTGAGAACGGTttagggacgcgactgaagatactcttagagcatctccaacagacgccgtAAAAGACGCGCGCGGCAAAAAAAACCGCCTGTTTGGCgcgcgcgggcgcccgcgcgaAGCTTCAGCAGACGCGGGAAAAGGGCGCGCGCGGTAAAAAAATTGCCGCGCCCGCGCGTTTGCGCCATCCCACGCGGGGAAATtgccgcgtgcgctgccgcgcgcgctataaacgcGACACGCGCGAACGGGCCAACTGCCTGAAACTTCCGCGTGTCGCTCCGCCTCGCTCTCTCTCCCCTAGCGCTCTGCCTCCGCGCCGACGGTCCGCCTCCGTCTCCGCCTCCGGCgccatgcctccgcgccgccgctccgcctccggctaccgcggcgtccgcgcgcggccgagtgatgcgtgtaattgacacgtccgttgggaaccccgagaggaaggtgtgatgcacacagtagcaagtttccctcagtaagaaatcaaggtttaatcgaaccagtaggagtcaagaagcacgttgaaggttgatggcggaggagtgtagtgcggcgcaacaccagggattccggcgccaacgtggaacctgcacaacataatcacagaactttgccccaacgtaacagcgaggttgtcaatctcaccggcttgctgtaaacaaatgattagatgtatagtgtggatgatgatgtttgtttgcaaagaacagtaaagaacaattgcagcagtttgtatttcagatgtaaagaataggaccggggtccacagttcactagcgttgtctctcccataagatagcagatgttgggtgaacaaattacagttgggcaattgacaaataaagaaagcataacaatgcacatactatcatgatgagtactatgagatttaatcagggcattacgacaaagtacatagaccgctatccagcatgcatctatgcctaaaagtccaccttcaggttatcatccgaaccccttccgagtattaagttgtaaacaacgagacaattgcattaagtatggtgcgtaatgtaatcaacacaaatatccttagacaaagcatcgatgttttatccctagtggcaacaagtacatccacaaccttataactttctcgtcattgtcccggatttaatggaggcatgaacccactatcgagcataaatactccttttggagtcacaagtatcaacttggccgagcctctactagcaacggaaagcatgcaagaacataaataacatatatgatagattgataatcaacttgacatagtattcaatattcatcggatcacaacaaacacaacatgaaggattacaaatagatgatcttgatcatgataggcagctcacaagatctaacatgataacacaatggggagaagacgaccactcCGGTGTCCGACACGACTCCGACTAGCGGATGGTCGGACTTCGATTGGGAGGACTCCGCGTAGTTTACTTTAAATAAAATGTCGGTATTTAtcgaacttttaatatatttcgtaattttagttaaattttcgtaattttatttgatttgtttgatCCGTTTGAAACGATATACAAAAAACTAGCCGTTTGCGTGGCGGTGCGCGCTGTATTTCAGAGCGTCCGAAAGAGGCCCAATTTTACCGCCCGTGCAGGCGCTGCATTTTAGCGCGTCCGGCGGGGCAAAGTGCAGCAAAGCGCGCGGCAAATGTTTAGAGTATGGAAAGGGAGGTATAGCGGGTCGAAATTTACAGCGTCATAGGAGTATGCAAAAGATTACGGAGAATCATTATTGTTGGATGTAGCACGTTTGCAGTTTGCTCAGCGGCGAAGAAACAACACCGACAGGTGGCCCCTCAGAAATATAGTACGCACGTGACCGGTCCTCCGTTTCCCAAAGCCGCCCGCGAAAAGTCCGAGACGAAAACCTCACCTCTCCCGCCCACGGCCCCCTCGCGCCGCTTCCGGATCCAAAGCCCCACGTCTCCGCCCCTCGCATCCGCCGTACAATACTACGCATCCGACGGTCCAAACCCGCGATCCGCGTGATCGGTTCCCATTGGCTGCCGCCCCGTCACCTCCCTCCTATATATTCCCACCCGCGCCCACCGATTCCCCCCACCTCCGTTTCCCTCGCTCCCGCCGCCTCAGCCTCCTCGCGCGCGCGTTCCGTTTCCCGTCGTTCGCCGTCCTCCGTTGCTCAGATGGCCGGCCGTGGGAAGGCaatcggcgccggcgccgccaagAAGGCCACGTCCAGGAGCTCCAAGGCcggcctccagttccccgtcggcaggATCGCTAGGTTCCTCAAGGCCGGCAAGTACGCCGAGCGCGTCGGCGCCGGCGCCCCCGTCTACCTCGCCGCCGTCCTCGAGTACCTCGCCGCTGAGGTGCGTATCTCCCGGATCTCATCCCTGCCCTCCTTTATTCTGCTCTCTTGATCTGGTTTCTCCGCGGTTTCGGCGTTTGGCCCATCTTAGATCTGATTCGATCTGTTCTAATCTCATCATCATCTGATGAATACAGGTCCTGGAGCTGGCCGGCAACGCCGCGAGGGACAACAAGAAGACCCGCATCGTGCCGCGCCACATCCAGCTCGCCGTCCGCAACGACGAGGAGCTCACCAAGCTGCTCGGCGGCGCCACCATCGCCAGCGGCGGCGTCATGCCCAACATCCACCAGCACCTGCTCCCCAAGAAGGCGTCCTCCTCCAAGGCCTCcaacgtcgacgacgacgacaactaaagcctctatctcGCATCACCCCCACCCTTGCCATGGACTGCGTCTCATCAGAAGAGGAATCTCGTTCGGTAGGATTTAGTGTCTTGGTTCGCAGCTTAGTCCTGATGTCTTCCGGCGTCTAGGGAGCTCTAGTTGTTGGTTGGATTGTTAGGGGCCCTGATGGCTGTGAATATGGCAAACAAAATTTTCGGGTGCTTATCTCGGATGTAAGCCTGGTTGTTTATTTTGCATGTGTTTCAATGTGCTCAAGAAATGAGAAGGAGCTCAACTCTTTTAAGCTTATTACAGTTTGTCCAGTCACTCTTCCTTCATGGCCTGTATTGTCTCAGCATTCTTATATGATTTGGAATCTCTTCTGCCTGGTTTGTACAATTTGATATTGTTAAATTAGCTGATATGCTTGCTAGATTGCAGTTAGGAAATTTGTTCTGCTTTGGACAGTTGCTTTCATCCAGCTGAACATTTAAGCTTCCACCAATATCTGTGTTCTCCTCGATCTGGCCCATGTTTTGTAGAACTTAGTGCCGAAGAGCTGGTTCTTGCCGAAGTGCTTCGTTAATAATGAACCAGAGATAGCTATGCTTCCCCGCTGTGCTCAAGGAACTGAAAGTCTTCAGCTTATTTCCATCCCCCTCCCACTCTTCATAGGCTGATTACTTATTGTGCAAATTAGAACCTGTTTCGGCTAAGTTTGCGTTTGTCATTTCGTCACCGGTAAGCAGTATTCGATTTGTGCACCAATGGTGATTCAGTTGTCGATGTGCTTGCTAGATTCCAGTTAGGAAGTTCGTTGTTCTCTCGTTGATTGCTTGACAAATAGCTTCTCGGTTTGGCAAACAATGAATGTTGGTGTTCTAATTGAGATGAAACGCAGTTGCTTTCATCTAGTTGAACTTTGAAGCTACTACACTGATCTATGAGATTCCCAATCTACGCCTTCAGAAATTGCAGAAGAGAAAGCTGGTTCTTGCCATAGTTATTCAGTAAGGACCTGGAGAAAgcaggaggtggcgttttggctcataggagcaaatgctcccattatataaaataattaaaaattatttttaaaaatgttaaaaaaaattgacataaattttttggtatacatcgtgacattctatgttcgtacacaagttttcgtggaaaaacaacattttgtgtggtgtgtaaaaaaagacaaaaaaatatgttatatgtagtcgtgttacaacatcaaaatttgtcttttttacaggagccaccgaattttttttatttttttgaaaatttgtgtaccaacataaaatgtttagatgtacatgtgaaaatttagtttagaattttttgacactacaaatgtagattcacataatgagagcaaatgctcctatgagctaaAGTGCATTTCCCGAGAAAGCAATCCTTCCATACCGCACATAGTATTCCGGCAAAATTAGAACAGCTAGATTTCCACTACCCGATAAAGATCGTCGCGTAGGAATCTTCAGATACCGTCGTATATTGAGGAACTGGTTCCGGCTTTAGAACCAAGCCATGACGTGCCAGTCCTTCTCGTGAAGCAGCGTGAGTGTATGGATGCCTTTTGCTTGCACAATCCCAACAAAGCCAGAATACCACAGGTGAGAGGAGTATTTCCAAACCAGATTAACCCCTCTTGCCGTGACATTCAAATCGTAAATACTCGCTATGTTTCATAAAAGATTGTctaagatttgttaaaatttaaatatatctagatgTTATCATCTAAGTTTTAATAAATTTTAGACAACCTTTGTGGGACGGAGGGAATACAATTGTGGCCACAAATATGGTTAACTGAAATACTACACGAAGAGAAGGCGAGGAAATTTCCTTGAGGATAATCTTTCAGTGAAAGCTTTTCGTTAACAAAAAAAATCGGTCGTTCTACAGGGAGCCCCTTCTTAAAACTAAGAAATTTTGAATTCAGAGTTCAAAACATTCCGAAAAAAACCCTGGCTGCAGCTAATACTCTATACTATCAGCATGTAAATTGCAATATGAAACACCTTATATTTTGGGCTCAGCAAAAAGGACGTATCAAGATTTCATCATCGGTGAACAGTTGTAATTAAACAGTGCAGCGAAGTGTAGATTgtgagattttgtcatttttgctgaGCGCAAAATACATTGTATTTCGTACTAAATTTTACATACTATTGTAATACAACTTGACGACATGCAagcattttttctgattttttttggaaactttGAGTTTTGAATTTTCAGTTTCTTTTTTAAAAGAAGGGTTacctagggcgcgtttggtagcctgcatggaccttggctcgcatcggctcAACAAATTTCGGTCCGTTTGGATGCCTGCAGCCAACTGCGTTCTTGCATGaaccgggttttaaagcacccccgGAATAGGCCCTGTAGGAACGCCTGGAATGTCAGTTTCTCCAGGGCTAGGCCCGTTGCGGCTAGAAGcctgcacgcgtggagaagcgAGGCGACGCCGCATCCCTTtaggaacacgcgccataattaggcTCACCGGTCCCTCTCCTTCATCTCACTCGTGacctcccccaaactgtcacatcacacGGCGGTTCCCCTCATgccgaccaatccgccgcaccgccgtacggaggagcaccggtaccggaggaggagacatcggcgagcagcaccgcgacatcggccgcaatctgctccgcagtcttcatcggcatctcgacttcgtccgcgacctcgagctcgtcctcggccagaacaatggcggtaacgacctctccttctcaccttcgtactcgttctggCAGAACCTGTCATTCTCGGGCATttccgacgacatgcacattagatctgctagggtttccgttAGGATAACAGTCGAattgatgtttgcaaggtgttcgttcccatttcttgatgttcttgtccagttcttgcttTTCACGGTCTGGATTTTCTTAGATCTGTTACTCTAGTAtcggattgcggtagatccttcctagaccggcctttggattgctgaaactggcagatcttactgtgcatgcaaagaggggaagAGTTTTTTGTGCTGGGTTTAGCATGTTGAGATAGCTGTGCGGAATGAGTCGCGGTAGTTTGTTGTAGATTGTGTAGtttctgattgaactaggccTATGATTGTAACCGGTAATCATagtgtgaggagatgattgatcagaacctatggca includes these proteins:
- the LOC124676325 gene encoding histone H2A.4; this translates as MAGRGKAIGAGAAKKATSRSSKAGLQFPVGRIARFLKAGKYAERVGAGAPVYLAAVLEYLAAEVLELAGNAARDNKKTRIVPRHIQLAVRNDEELTKLLGGATIASGGVMPNIHQHLLPKKASSSKASNVDDDDN